In Miscanthus floridulus cultivar M001 chromosome 8, ASM1932011v1, whole genome shotgun sequence, the sequence ATGGTGAGAGTGGCGTCATGGGCTCATGGTTTAGTATGTAataaagctactaagctagtggATATGTTTTATCCTCTCTCTTCACGCCAAGTAGTAGTTCCACCCTACTAATCATTTTTTTCCGGAAACATACGGAAAATACACTAAAAACTGGAAACTGAAGCCAAAATGATGACTGAAATGTTTTATGTGTGAATTCTGTCTGCGGTCCCTTATATATTGACCTTCCTGTGTGACTGTATATTCATGTGCTCATCCCTAAATTGTGGTGTTATTGTTGGATATTTCATACGGATTTACATTGTCCTGACAAAATGATCTGTAGACTGTAGTGGTGTACTGGTGTGTGCATACTAATGTGTAACCCCCACCCCCTTTCTGCTTACGTCGTAAGATGTTTATTTTTTTCCATTCATGATTGAGGTAGAAATATTGGTTTTCCTTTGTAATAACGGCATGGACAAATCTTAGACCAGCTATTACTAAGACACCGGCTCtgcatcggcaaactctttgaaGTGCTTAGTTTGAAATTTGAAGTTCCATTGGTGCAAAAAAAAAGGGGAGCAAGAGTAGGGCATGAGATGTCCTCCCTAACAAGACCTTTTTAGATTTTGTTGACAATCAAACCCCGACAGGCTGCAGAAACATGACCCTTTCCAGATATTTCATCTCAGGGCATTCCTCATAGTTCCAAATCCCAAGCTTTCATTGTTATGTCATGATAATGCATTAGTGATGAATTCCCATTACTGTTGTTTTTTACAGTCCCACCTTTATTAAGTTCGTTTTGAGGAGATTCCATTATTTTATCTAGAGCTTATTATCAAATAGAGAGAAAAAAAACCAGGAAATTGCTTCTGGCATGACATTTGCATGAGACAGCAGCTTGTGCAATAATAGATATTTACATAATGTCAGAAATGACCAGAACAATTTGTAAAAAGGTCTTCCTCTTCGTATCTCCACTTGCATATCCCGATGTACAGTCTAATGTTTTTGCCAGATTGGAGGACTTAAAGCCTTTATTGTTACGTTAGGTTAGGTCGATGTTGTTCCGGTTCTACATCTGAAGAAGGAATAGGTGGTCACCATCTCGAATAACACTAATGTCATCTATCTCAGCATAGTCTCTACTGACCAATTTTTTAGGGTGGAAACCTGGAAACTTCTGACCTGCAAATGTTAGAAAAACTATTATAAATTTCTGTGTGCAACTCCTATCTGCATGCTATCAAATACGCTCCATAACCAAATCATAATTAAAATCTTGAAACTTTTGCTTACTTCCAATTTCGAAAATCTCCTCCAGTGAACCAGGCAGATTGATAAGTTTCCCATTCTGTACTAAAGAACCTGTTGCATTATGAGGATATGTGTGAATTGTAACTCTTTTGTTGGAGGATTTTATGTTactactatcttgattttctctTGTAGTTATGCCATCCAATGTATTGTGGGAAGACACCAGCTTCACAGTTTCATGGTTTGTTTGCCAATAGCTTGCTGCATCACAATCTTCAGATTTTATCTGAATGCAGAACTCTTTGGTTCCTTTTTTGGTCTCACAGTTTATGTGAACCTCATTACGTTCGTCTTCTTCGCCTGCCATCCCATCTGTCTCCCCACAATTGCCATGGTCATGACTGTTTCCTTGCCGTGGCATCCTCAATTGGATTGTTTCTGCTGCTAGTTTTGTTGAACCATGATCTCCACCAAAGGTTGGGACCTTCTTAGTAATGTCTTCAAATTTGTGCTCTGTGTATTGTAGGTAAGGCTGAGGTAACAACCATGCTTCTCGAGGAGCATGGAATAGCTCATACTTGTGCATGAATCTTCGATCTAGTTGATCTAATTCTGGTAAATTTTCCTGCAGCTTTAGCTTCTGTGCATGGAAATAAAGAGTTATGAACTTCAATTTAGCTGAAATTAGCTTCTGTATATTTAACTTCCATAAGACAATGAAGCTGTACCTGAAATAGATTATTCATTAGAATATTGCTGTCTTCCCTGTGTTCTTGCATGATCTCTGTTAGTCTTATCTTCCTTATTCTCAAGAGCTGTGATAGGGTAGTGGTGCGGCAAGTAAATGGCTGGGGTATGTCACACAGAGCACCAACCTCTCCGAACATGTCTCCGTCTTCAACTTTTTCGTACACCTGCTTTCAGATAACGAATCATTGTTATTAATCTGCTGAAACCTTAGTGATATGTGATATCATTGCAATATAAGATGAGGAAACCTGAAACCTTTACCTGTTCGTTACCATTTATTGTTGTTATCAAATTCTACAGATAAGGCAACAAGAAAAGTGTAATTAGATTGCTGAACAAACCTGTACAAATATGTTTTCAGAACACAGTCAGAGATAAAAAATCTAACCACTACTCCTGAAACTATTATGTAAATATCTGCCGCCCCCTGATTTTGCAACATTATGTCTTCCTTTGGTGGGAAATACTCAGCCTGTACTTCCATTACCTGATGCCAAAGAAGTTTAACCTGTTAAGACAGTGGAGCGTATAATCATTTTGAAACAGTAACAAAAATATAGATTACATTACCAGTTCTGCAATGAAATTATTAGATACTCCATGAAAGAGGTAGGCTTGTCGTATGATTGTAAAGAATAAGTTGTATGCTATGCTTGAACGAATTCCTTTTGGGAGACAATTTAGCATAGCTTGCTGGCTGAGCCCCTGTGTCTTGAACTGTAGGCAGAAGTGAGACAACATTTGCTGCTTTATCTTCTCGGGCAACTGATTTCTTGCCGCAAATTCCGATGCCGATTGGATTGAGTCCCTCTACATCATTTGCAAAGTTAACAATATGGAACAAGTAAGCTAACTGCTTTTGTAAAGGGTTTGGTCTGTTTACAATTGCTTTGACATTTTTTTTATTGCTAGCCTTGAATTTTATTTTTCTTTGTTGGTGCtgttgttataagaatgtttaaaCGACTAAAGGATGCAACAACTTGGGGCTTACAGCACATACGATGAATGACTATCAAGAATTGGGTTCCATTCATTGATTGCCTTGACTGATTTTCTTGATTGGAATCCTACTGCTTGGGGTTTGTGTAAGAACTTATTAGGATGGTCTGGTCAAAACTGTTTGACCTTTGCAGTATAGGATCACTGAAGCTAAACTATTCACTGAAGCTAAACTATGTCTCTGATTTCCTCAGTTTAGTAGTTGTCATAGTGTGTAAAGTTTTGTCCCCTTGAATTCTTAATATTAATCCATGGCGTGGTAGAAGATAGACAATGCATATGTAACTGCATAAACACACTTTGAATAGGCATTGTCTGTATAAAGATGCTCATTTTATTTCCCCAATAAGTCACCATGACTAAAGAAGCTAGGTTGTTCCTATAATGGCATGGTATTTGTTGTCTCAATTAAGCTGTTGTCCCTTATGCATGTACTTCATATTTAAAATCTGTGTCCCTGAGTGATTGTTAGTGAGGCAGAAGAACTGAGTTCAGGATTAATGGATTTTGCCAATAAGTTGAGAAACATACAAAATTCTGGGTGCGGCTGGTCCCATGAACAACCAGGTTGGTCATATTACCAATAAGATAAGCTGTCAGGCCCAGATTAAACAGCATATAGCAGATATCAAACAGCATCTCTCTTGGGTTCTCAGCATGTAGGTCCCCATAACCTGTTGTTGTTAGTGTTGTAATCGACCAGTAAAGGGCAGTTACATATCTAGTCCATAAGCTCTCCGATCTGAATGTAGGCATAACAGCACCTATCCATGTTTTCTCTGGATCAGGATATCTATCGGCAATCATATAGTTGAAGCACCCCGCACAATGCACCGCAAACAGAGTAACCTGCATTTTGTTATCACAGAATTTTCACATTATTATCAAAAGGTTTCTCCCATTGAGCAAACGTAGACACTTTGCAAGCTTGACAATTTTTATGGAGAACGTGGAAGTAAGTCCTATTTTATGTTTCTGAATTTCTGAAAGACTTACAGAAATAAGTTTTGAGCACCTAGTCCAGAAATAGTTGAATCTTATATCCTTCTCCAGTCTGGTAAAAGAAAGGTGATCAGATTGGTGCCATTTGTCATTCATCATCAAAATATTGAGAAGCAGGATTGGAGTTGAACCTTGCAAACAGCGAGCTGACTCGGTGAAGACGCCATAGCCTCAACATATTGAGTATCTTAAAAGCAAGGTCATTCCCCTTGTGTGTAAAAAGAAGGCTGATTGGCTGAAATGGAGCTGTTGAACATACATCAAAGATGAACCAGGTTGATAGGTACCTGTGGAGGATCATTACTTGTTAGTTCCATAACAGAAATGCATGGCCTTTCCCAAGTTCAATGTGGAGTTTTGGATAATAAAGCGGTTATGAACCAGGTGCAGACCTTACTGCAATTCTCTTTCGATCATCCACAAGAAGATGTGTTTTGCTGTCGACATAAGCTACAAAGAATGTCAAAACAATATCAATAGCGAAGAAGCTATTGACAATGTTCTCAACTAGCAGAAGCTTAGGGGACAAATCCCTCAAAAATGCTAGTTCAAACGGGCAAATCCAGGCGGAGTAAATGACTAGGACTATAAGGAACAACTCCCAGTATCTGAGAGACACAAAGGCAAAGCAGAGGAAATCATGTCAGCTCCTGCTGTTTGGTTATATTTCAACATGACAAGGTACATGCAGAGTGCAGGGAGACCTCACCTATAACGGGGATCGTAGGGAGATATGATGAACTTCTGCAACTTGTTAGATTGATTTATTGTTGCACCAAGAGATGGCAGGAGCTCAATGGTGAAGCTGCCACTGTTCCTCTTAACTTGAACTCTATCCGAAAATTGTTGGAAGCATGACTTTGAATGAGCTTGAGTCATGCTTACTTTTCTGTTCTTTGCCTCTCAACTCTGTATGCAGATGGTGTGGAGGCTggctccatatatatatatgctgcagGTGACGAACATCCAGCGCTGTGGGTCAAACTGAACGGATCTTGGAAGCAAACAAAGAGCTGGTTATATTTGTACCTTACGAGGAAAACAGCAGGGCGTGTTTCCTATGGTGTTGTGGGACACTGTTAGCTGAGCCTAGTTGGCAAAGTTAGGAAGTGCTTTTGGCTAGTTGTTGATAAGTTACAGTTGGACCACTAAAGAAAATTTCCAGGTATTCTGTAATGTTGAAACTTTTGGAATGGAGCAAGCACCCCCAGATTCTTCTCAACCATTTACTCTGATGTGTACAGACCCTTCCTATGGACTGGTTTTATCCACTTCATCCAAGAACAATCTGTGGTTTGTGTTAATTTGTTGGTTTGTTGTACATCCTGTCCTTAGTTTGAAATGTTGTGATTTGTACTAGATTGCTAAAAAACTTTGTTCCTTTTTTCCTTCCTGATTATAGGTTTCGTAGTCAAAACATAGAAAAAAAGGTATCAATGTCATAAGGAAATAATACAGTTAGCTAGTTTAGTTTCCAAATTAACTCCTGAAGTAGGTGTGTCTTAATGCTGCCCACATGTTTGTGCAAATGTGAACAGCATAGCTGGAACCATTAATGTTGCATCTAGAGGTAATCTGTGATGTAATTATCAGGTCAGGGTACATTCTTTTAGTTGTTGAGTTCAAGTAAGATTTGTTGTAATGGCATGTGGAGGATCCAACCCCTTGGTAATCTCAGCTAATTAATGCAGATTTGATGGTCTGTAAACTCCAAGATATCTTGTCAAGTCTAAGGCCATGTTTGGATCGACTAAAATAAGTTGCTAGCTGCTAAAAAATGCTCTAGCTGATCCAAACAGCCAAGCTTATTGCCCAGCTTATAACTCATTTTGAACTATTCAATCACTCAGCTTATACAACGCTATTAGCTGTCTCCCTCCAGCTGTTGCAGCTTATAAAAAGTTTAGCtgatccaaatagggcctaatcCTCCCCTGTGCTCTGATGTCTAGCATTTACATCCACCAGGCTTTATCTTTTAGCCAGTGCACTCATTGGGTTCCCTGTCTTCTTGGGACCAGAGAGACTGAACAGACTGTGTCTCCATTATTGTGATTTCTGTCTGAAGTTTTAGCTGTATACAATCTTATTTGAAGTTCTGTCTTTTTTTCATTTCTTGCTGAATCAGCCGTTTTGTTCAGAGGGTACCCACTTGATATCTCGTGAAGGTGGACCCAGATCTAGATTACAGGCAGAGGAAACAAACCTTTTCAGTACATTAATTGATGTTCTTTTCCattttctaactaaataattGATCTATCATTTACTTTTCTTATGATTGTGCTGCTTGGGTAGTGTTTACTTTTTGGAAGATGCTCACTGCCCACATCACATGCCATGCAGGTTATTATAATTGCTGCAAAAAAAAGTATTTAAGTGTGTGACATGAGTAAGTGGTGCTAATCTGTAACTGATAATAATGCATCTTATTTTGTTTATCTTCTGCAAGATTGATCAGTTTTTTTTTAACACTTGGTTATTCAGTTTTTATTTACTACTTGTCAGTTCTGTGGTCTGAAACTTCAATCTTGATGTCCTGTACCTTTTCTCTTGAGATTTTAGTTTTGACAGAAGGTAAGGTGTATCTTTGTCTAGAATCCTAGATCATATTCTGTTCAAGTC encodes:
- the LOC136476142 gene encoding potassium channel KAT1-like isoform X2; translation: MSTAKHIFLWMIERELQYLSTWFIFDVCSTAPFQPISLLFTHKGNDLAFKILNMLRLWRLHRVSSLFARLEKDIRFNYFWTRCSKLISVTLFAVHCAGCFNYMIADRYPDPEKTWIGAVMPTFRSESLWTRYVTALYWSITTLTTTGYGDLHAENPREMLFDICYMLFNLGLTAYLIGNMTNLVVHGTSRTQNFRDSIQSASEFAARNQLPEKIKQQMLSHFCLQFKTQGLSQQAMLNCLPKGIRSSIAYNLFFTIIRQAYLFHGVSNNFIAELVMEVQAEYFPPKEDIMLQNQGAADIYIIVSGVVNLITTINGNEQVYEKVEDGDMFGEVGALCDIPQPFTCRTTTLSQLLRIRKIRLTEIMQEHREDSNILMNNLFQKLKLQENLPELDQLDRRFMHKYELFHAPREAWLLPQPYLQYTEHKFEDITKKVPTFGGDHGSTKLAAETIQLRMPRQGNSHDHGNCGETDGMAGEEDERNEVHINCETKKGTKEFCIQIKSEDCDAASYWQTNHETVKLVSSHNTLDGITTRENQDSSNIKSSNKRVTIHTYPHNATGSLVQNGKLINLPGSLEEIFEIGSQKFPGFHPKKLVSRDYAEIDDISVIRDGDHLFLLQM
- the LOC136476142 gene encoding potassium channel KAT1-like isoform X1 gives rise to the protein MTQAHSKSCFQQFSDRVQVKRNSGSFTIELLPSLGATINQSNKLQKFIISPYDPRYRYWELFLIVLVIYSAWICPFELAFLRDLSPKLLLVENIVNSFFAIDIVLTFFVAYVDSKTHLLVDDRKRIAVRYLSTWFIFDVCSTAPFQPISLLFTHKGNDLAFKILNMLRLWRLHRVSSLFARLEKDIRFNYFWTRCSKLISVTLFAVHCAGCFNYMIADRYPDPEKTWIGAVMPTFRSESLWTRYVTALYWSITTLTTTGYGDLHAENPREMLFDICYMLFNLGLTAYLIGNMTNLVVHGTSRTQNFRDSIQSASEFAARNQLPEKIKQQMLSHFCLQFKTQGLSQQAMLNCLPKGIRSSIAYNLFFTIIRQAYLFHGVSNNFIAELVMEVQAEYFPPKEDIMLQNQGAADIYIIVSGVVNLITTINGNEQVYEKVEDGDMFGEVGALCDIPQPFTCRTTTLSQLLRIRKIRLTEIMQEHREDSNILMNNLFQKLKLQENLPELDQLDRRFMHKYELFHAPREAWLLPQPYLQYTEHKFEDITKKVPTFGGDHGSTKLAAETIQLRMPRQGNSHDHGNCGETDGMAGEEDERNEVHINCETKKGTKEFCIQIKSEDCDAASYWQTNHETVKLVSSHNTLDGITTRENQDSSNIKSSNKRVTIHTYPHNATGSLVQNGKLINLPGSLEEIFEIGSQKFPGFHPKKLVSRDYAEIDDISVIRDGDHLFLLQM